In the genome of Xanthobacteraceae bacterium, one region contains:
- the argJ gene encoding bifunctional glutamate N-acetyltransferase/amino-acid acetyltransferase ArgJ, protein MSTTVSPLAPKEFIDPPAIEGVRIATGSAGIKYKGRTDVLLAAFDEGTAVAGVFTRSKCPSAPVEWCREQVKRGEAAGLVVNSGNANAFTGKNGKDQVRFTTKLASKALRCKPKEVFVASTGVIGEPLDAAKFDGVLDEMAARAGGGRFLEAARAIMTTDTFPKTATATAKLGKATVTINGIAKGAGMIAPDMATMLSFVFTDAPIAPKVLQKLLSEGVEDTFNAVTIDGDTSTSDTLLLFATGAAAKRGAPKISKVKDPKLKEFRKALLAVLANLSEQVARDGEGARKLVEITVEGAVSKKSARKIAMSIANSPLVKTAIAGEDANWGRVVMAVGKAGEPADRDKLSIWFNGIRVAVSGARDPSYDEQVVSDAMKKPEISLKVALGMGKGSDRVLTCDLTKEYVAINGDYRS, encoded by the coding sequence ATGAGCACGACCGTATCGCCGCTGGCACCGAAAGAGTTCATCGATCCGCCCGCCATCGAGGGCGTTCGCATCGCGACCGGTTCGGCCGGCATCAAATATAAAGGCCGTACCGATGTGCTGCTCGCCGCCTTCGACGAAGGGACGGCGGTCGCGGGCGTGTTCACGCGCTCGAAATGTCCGTCGGCGCCGGTCGAGTGGTGCCGCGAACAGGTGAAGCGCGGCGAAGCCGCCGGCCTGGTGGTCAATTCCGGCAACGCCAATGCTTTCACCGGTAAGAACGGCAAGGATCAGGTGCGCTTCACGACCAAGCTCGCCTCGAAAGCGCTGCGCTGCAAGCCGAAGGAAGTCTTCGTCGCTTCGACCGGCGTGATCGGCGAGCCGCTCGACGCCGCGAAGTTCGACGGCGTGCTGGATGAGATGGCTGCCCGCGCCGGTGGCGGACGCTTCCTCGAGGCGGCGCGCGCGATCATGACCACCGACACGTTCCCGAAGACCGCGACTGCGACCGCGAAACTCGGCAAGGCGACGGTGACGATCAATGGCATCGCCAAGGGTGCTGGCATGATCGCGCCCGACATGGCGACGATGCTGTCCTTCGTTTTCACCGACGCGCCGATTGCGCCGAAGGTATTGCAGAAGCTGCTCAGCGAAGGCGTCGAGGATACGTTCAACGCCGTCACCATCGACGGCGATACGTCCACGTCCGATACGCTTTTGCTGTTCGCGACCGGCGCCGCGGCAAAGCGCGGCGCGCCGAAAATCTCGAAGGTGAAAGACCCGAAGCTCAAGGAATTCCGCAAGGCCTTGCTCGCGGTGCTTGCGAATCTGTCCGAACAGGTAGCGCGCGACGGCGAAGGCGCGCGCAAGCTGGTCGAGATCACGGTCGAGGGCGCGGTTTCCAAGAAGTCGGCGCGCAAGATCGCGATGTCGATTGCGAACTCGCCGCTGGTGAAAACGGCAATCGCAGGCGAGGACGCGAACTGGGGCCGCGTGGTGATGGCGGTCGGCAAAGCCGGCGAACCTGCGGACCGCGACAAGCTCTCGATCTGGTTCAACGGTATCCGCGTAGCGGTGAGTGGTGCGCGCGATCCGTCCTATGACGAGCAGGTCGTGTCGGACGCGATGAAGAAGCCGGAGATTTCGCTGAAAGTCGCGCTCGGCATGGGCAAGGGAAGCGATCGCGTGCTGACCTGCGACCTCACCAAAGAGTATGTCGCGATCAACGGCGATTATCGCAGCTAG
- a CDS encoding peptidylprolyl isomerase: MSTDSKESPQPATGASMSRNTALGAIVAALIAGAAIGYFVPKTPRAAAPAAVVQTGADPVLATVNGEAIRQSDLDLADADIGQSLPGATGDAKREALLSYMIDVTILAQAASQKKLDGTADYAPRINYARNKVLMELLLNDVTKTSATEAEMKKIYDAEIAKLTPEDEVRARHILVKTVEEANDILAKLKAGADFEKLARELSIDPSAKTNGGDLEYFTKGQMVAEFSEAAFKLKKGELSEPVKSQFGFHIIKIEDRRTKPLPKFEEVKEQISAFVSRRAQADLVLKLRNEAKIENFVKKPTPPAAPAPEMKKEEKKEEPNKPEEKK; the protein is encoded by the coding sequence ATGAGCACAGACAGCAAAGAATCTCCGCAGCCGGCCACCGGCGCCTCGATGAGCCGCAATACGGCCTTGGGCGCCATCGTCGCTGCCCTCATCGCCGGCGCCGCGATCGGCTATTTCGTTCCGAAAACTCCGCGCGCAGCCGCGCCTGCGGCGGTCGTGCAGACGGGCGCCGATCCTGTGCTTGCTACGGTGAACGGCGAAGCCATCCGCCAGAGCGACCTCGATCTCGCGGACGCGGATATCGGCCAGAGCCTGCCGGGTGCGACCGGAGATGCGAAGCGCGAAGCGCTGCTTTCCTACATGATCGACGTCACCATTCTTGCGCAGGCCGCCAGCCAGAAGAAGCTGGATGGCACGGCGGACTACGCTCCGCGCATCAATTACGCGCGTAACAAGGTGCTGATGGAGCTGCTGCTCAACGACGTCACCAAGACCTCGGCCACCGAAGCCGAGATGAAGAAAATCTATGACGCCGAGATCGCCAAGCTGACGCCGGAGGACGAAGTCCGCGCACGGCATATTCTCGTGAAGACGGTCGAGGAAGCAAACGACATCCTCGCCAAGCTGAAAGCCGGTGCCGACTTCGAGAAGCTGGCGCGTGAACTCTCGATCGATCCGAGCGCGAAGACCAACGGCGGCGATCTCGAATACTTCACCAAGGGCCAGATGGTCGCCGAATTCTCGGAAGCCGCATTCAAGCTGAAGAAGGGCGAGCTTTCCGAGCCGGTAAAGAGCCAGTTCGGTTTCCACATCATCAAGATCGAGGATCGTCGCACCAAGCCGCTTCCGAAGTTTGAAGAAGTGAAAGAGCAGATCTCGGCTTTTGTTTCGCGCCGTGCGCAGGCGGACCTCGTCCTGAAGCTGCGCAACGAGGCCAAGATCGAAAACTTCGTGAAGAAGCCGACGCCGCCCGCGGCCCCGGCGCCGGAAATGAAAAAAGAAGAAAAGAAAGAAGAACCGAACAAGCCGGAAGAAAAGAAGTAA